From the genome of Medicago truncatula cultivar Jemalong A17 chromosome 2, MtrunA17r5.0-ANR, whole genome shotgun sequence:
AACGTTGAAGCAATGTAATTCACCTCTCACAAAACATAGTCAGTTTGTGCTTGTCTGAGGTAGAATGGTATCTTGTGTACCAAGCACCATGATTCATCTTTCCGTGTTGGTCCTCTAGCATATTGATCTTGATGGTCACTATAGTTGTCATTGCTTCTTTTATTGCAAATGTATCTTCAACACTTTTCAAAAGTCCGGGTTTAGGCCGGGTCCCGATGGgtttaattttgcttttgtgAAAGATTTTTGATACTTGTTAAAGGATGAGGtgcgtattttttttttaccaatttcATGCGAATGAAGTGGTGCCAAAGAGCATGTTGGCTTATTTTGTGGCGTTGATTCCTAAGGTGGCATCCCCGATATCTCTTAAGGTGCTTAGGCCAATATATTTGTTAGGAAGTTTGTATAAGATCCTTTCTAAGGTGTTGGCCAAAAGGCTAGCCGGGGTGATGAATTCTATTATATCATCGTCTCAATCGGCGTTTATTAAAGGGCGGAATCTTGTGGATGGGGTGTTGGTGGTGAATGAAATTGTGGATTTTGCAAAGAGAGCGAAAAGACAATGTTTAATTCTTAAGGTGGACTTTGAAAAGGCTTATGACTCGATGGATTGGAGTTTTTTGGTTTATATGATGACGAGATTTGGTTTCCCTACTAAGTTGATTGAGTGGATGAAGGCTTGTGTGTGTGCGGGAAGCATGTCGATCCTTGTTAACGGTAGCTCGACGGAACAAATCGACATTCAAAGAGGGCTTAAACAAGGGGATCCTTTGGCTCCGTTCTTGTTTTTATTGGTGGCCGAGGGCTTTAGTGGGTTGATGAGGAATGCAGAGAGGTGTAATTTGTTTGAAGGTTTTGGCTTCAAGAGGGAAGGGACGGTCATTTCGCATCTTCAATATGCCGAGATACTCTTTGTATAGGGAAGGCAACGGTGGCAAATCTTTGGACGTTGAAAGCTTTGTTAAAGGGTTTTGAATTGGCGTCGGGTTTAAAAGTTAATTACTCAAAAAGTTGTTTGATAGGAATCAATGTGCCAAGAGACTTTTTAGATATGGCTTTTACTTTCCTTAATTGTTCGGAAGGTAATCTTCCTTTTAACTATTTGGGGTTACCAATTGGTGCTAATCCAAGAAGAGTGTCTACTTGGGAACCTCTTATAGAGCATGTGGTCAAGAGGTTGAATTTGTGGGGGAATAAGTTTATTAGTTTCGGGGGACGTATTGTGCTCCTTAATTCGGTCTTGAATTCCATCCCTATTTTCTACCTTTCCTTCATGCGAATGCCGGTAATTGTTTGGAAGAAGTTGATTAGAATTCAAAGGGAGTTTCTTTGGGGAGGAGTTTCGGGAGGGAAGAAAATTAGTTGGGTGAAATGGAGTACGGTGTGTCAACCGAAGGAGGAGGGGGGTCTAGGTGTGAGGGATATAAGGGTGGTGAATATTAGCCTTTTGGCTAAATGGAGATGGATGGTAATTCACGGTGATAATTTGTTGTGGAAGGAGGTCTTATTAGAGAAGTATGGTCCTAGTATTGGTGATATTTTGGAGGAGGGTAGTGTGGTTTTGCTCAATCATGCGTCGAGGTGGTGGCGTGATGTGGTGTTGTTGGATGAAGGCGGAGGTGCTAATTGGTTTAATTCGGAGGTGGTTAGAAAGGTAAATGATGGTGTAGACACAAGTTTTTGGAATGTGGTGTGGAGGGGAAATGTGGCGTTCCGTCATAAGTATCCGCGTCTTGTTGGTAAGGAGTGGATTTTTTCATGGAGACGTAGATTCTTTGTGTGGGAGGAAATTATCCTTCGTAACTTGATGGAGGATTTGAATGGTCATGGCTTGTCGGGCGGGGCGGAtaagtggtgttggaggttggAGGAAGACGGGTGATTTTCGGTGAGATCGATGTATAAGAAATTGGTTGCGATGATGAGTCCGGCGGAACCAAAAGAGGTTGACGAAGTTAAGGTTTTTTCTCAAATTTGGAGGAGTCCGGCTCCTTCAAAAGTTGTGGCATTCTCTTGGAAAGTGCTTCTTAATAGGATTCCTACTAGGATCAATCTTTCTCGTAGGAATGTGGTGCCCTCAAATGCAACGTTAAATTGTGTGTTATATGGAGTGGCCGGGGAATCGGAAATCCATTTGTTTTTGCATTGCGGGGTGGCGAGGCACATTTGGGAGGAGTTGATGTGGTGGGTTCAAGGGAGTTTCATAATGCCTCCTAATCTATTTATTCATTGGGCTTGTTGGGATGATATGGCTCCGAATAGGAAGGTTAAGAAGGGATTGATACTTTTGGCATACTACGATGTGGGTTATTCGGAAAGCGAGGAATGAGTGCTTATTCAACGAGGGTGTCATTAGATGTGCGGAGTTAGTGGAGGAGATAAAAGTGCTTTCTTGGCGGTGGAGCCTTACGCGCCTTAAAATCCCGCCCTGTTTGTTTTATGAATGGGTGTGGAATCCGAAGGATTGTCTTTCTCGGTAGTGTCGGAGGCTTTGCTGTTCCTGGTTTTTGGAGGTTGGCTGCGCTTGCTAGCTCTGTGCAGCTGTTTCTGTCATTGTTTTTGGGGGTAGCTGCTGTTTGTGCTGCTGATGCAGTGGGGGTTTTGGTTTTGTCTAGGTGCTCAGCAGAATGCTGCTGTTATAACCACTGTTTGGCCGCAGGTTTATTGGCTTTTTGCTTGCTGTTAGGGGCCTGTTGTGTGGGTGGTTATAGTTGTTATAGCAGCAGTTAGGTGCTGTTTTGATTTCCTGTTTTTTCCGAGTTTCGGACCCCCTGTAATTGTTCCGTTTTTTAGCGTTCTTAGGTGCTTCTTACACCTAGTTCTGCTTAATAATTtagctgattaaaaaaaaaaaaaaacacttttcaaCATTATAGAATCACCCGCAGTTGCATCTAATAGTATTAGTAGCTTAGCTTCTTAACGAAGACCATTGCAAAAAATATGGATTTATGTGAACTCATCAAAGCTATGATTAGGACATCTTTTCAACATAGACTTGTATTGCTCCCATGTTTCACAGAGAGTTTCATCTGTTCCTTGAAAAAACAATGTAATAGTTGTCTTGACCTCCATGAATTTGTTACGTTACGTGGAAAGAACCTTTTGACCATTGCCACACGATAGTTAATTTTTCGCTACAAAAGGATAAACTTGTCTAATAAAAGAAAActggattttgaatttttccttTACCTAACCtactaataaaagaaaattttctttttattgtttgaaatcTATTAGTATTTTCTCGCAGAAGAAAAACTCACCCTCCGTATTAATcatgagagaataaaaacaattttgtgTCTAATGGTATTCCTGACGTGGATGTGTCATAAATCGATCAaaggttgtttttattttatttcacaattcatttttttacattccaattgttttttgtttatttattttctatatctgggtatattttttttcttctattggtTGCTTGCATGGTTGGAACGGTTCGATCAATGAATCAAAGCAGGGCTTGTCATGTTcgattttgtttgatttctaTCTCTCATGTGCTCTTTGCTTTGTAtggtttcttttctttgtttttgcagaTGATGCAAGTAAATATGATTCTAAACATGATCAACTTTCCTTGGACGTGAAGAAGTTTGAAAGCAACAACTCTAGCTGTAAAGTGAAACAAAGTAATATTTGTTATGGTATTTTTCTTGTAAATGGATCTTCGTTGATTAATATTCTCATGCATATTTTACCCTGGATAATATTTACccttcgattttttttttcttttaaattcttgATGTGGGTGGCTCGACCAATAAATCAACAGCCGATAAAAGCGCAAAATGACATACCCCactttttcttattgttttttttttttgaaaaaaagaagcgGAGTTTGTCATTTTGCGCTTTTATcaacttttgaattttgattttttacaattttttttgtctcctTCGAATTGTTTGATACATGCGCCATTTCATTTGATTTCTATTCCTCATGTGTTCTTTATTTTGTACGGGTATTTTCTTCTAGATAAAGTCAAagttaatttgaatttgaatgtgaGTGAGAAAAGGGAAGATGATTCCAAAAACGATCAACTTTCGTTGGACGTgaagaatttttatttaaaagacGGGGTTTCCACGGATGAAAAAGTCGCAAAGATTTTTACTTTTGATGAGCTTGCAGCTGCAACAAAGAGTTTTAGGGTAGATTGCTTTGTTGGTGAAGGAGGGTTTGGCAAGGTTTATAAGGGTTACATCAAGAAAATTAATCAGGTTTGTTAAAAATTGTTCtcttaaaagaaatgaaataagaGAACTTTTACAGTGCCTTACACTTATACATTCATGTTCTTTGCTAAATGGTTTTCATGTTAATTTGAGGCATTTTATTGTTGGTGTAGTTTGTTGCAATAAAGCAACTTGACCCTAATGGACTTCAAGGAACAAGAGAATTTGCTGTTGAAGTGTTAACACTTAGTTTGGCAGAACACCCAAATCTTGTCAAGTTATTAGGATTTTGTGCTGAGGGAGAGCAGAGGCTTTTGGTTTATGAGTACATGCCTTTGGGATCTTTGGAGAATCATTTGCATGGTATGCTATACTGTTCTCCTAAATTCTCAGTTTTCTTCGTATAACGTAGAGTGCATGTTTTGATTGACGGTGAATTTAGTGAAACCAATGTAGCACTTTGATTTTGTTAACGCTCCAAAATGTAACTTTTACTAGGAACACAATGACATACCCTGATTCTGCCAATTAAACTCGgggtcaatccaaacatgcagaGAATAAATTGGCACAAgtgttctttgtttttgttgcttaTGTTTTTCGTCTTTTCTTTATGTTAGATCTTCCTCCCGGGAAAAAACCATTGGATTGGAATACACGAATGAGAATAGCTGCTGGTGTAGCTAAAGGTTTGGAGTATTTGCATGATGAAATGAAGCCTCCTGTCATATACCGTGACCTCAAATGCTCCAACATTTTGTTAGGCGATGATTATCATCCCAAGTTATCCGATTTTGGCTTGGCAAAAGTAGGTCCAATCGGTGATATGACTCATGTTTCAACAAGAGTTATGGGAACATATGGCTACTGTGCTCCAGATTACGCAATGACGGGTCAATTGACGTCCAAGTCTGACATTTATAGCCTTGGAGTTGCTCTTTTGGAGCTTATCACAGGCAGAAAGGCCTTCGACCCTAGTAAACCTGCTAAAGAACAAAATCTTGTTGCATGGGTATGTCGGTTATCTTTTATCTAACTCTGTTGGTGGAAATCATATATGCTGTTTACACCTAAGCCTTGCATGTTGTATATAGTATTGAAGTTGTTAAGCTATAATGTTAGTGATTATCCATTAAGCTTTCTATATATCCTTTTTAGCACTGAATGTTTCAATGAAtagtttgatgatgatgaaggttGCTGATTCATTGTCACATCGGTATGTTTGAGAAAactgttttctttttatggtaAAATCCTTAATGCATCTTTATTTGCTTTTGCAGGCATATCCGTTAttcaaagaacaaagaaaattcTCAAAGATGGTGGATCCATTGCTTGAAGGTCAATATCCAGCGAGGGGTTTGTACCAAGCCCTTGCTGTTGCTGCTATGTGTGTTGAAGAGCAGTCTAGTATGCGGCCGGTTATAGCAGATGTGGTCGCAGCTCTAGATTTCATTGCTTCACATAAATATGATCCACAAGTTCATCCAATACAAAGCTCGAGATAAGGTTCATCTTCTCCAAGGAGTGAAGGTCATAGACGCGTTACAAGTAATGACTCTGAGACAGACAGATTGGGAGACTAGAAAAAGTGGAGTAGTGTTTTGAGACACTTACTTTACAGGAGATAACAGGTTATTCATCTTTTTAGTTCCATCCACCTCTTTGTACGTGTGAGATTACTATTCCGCATTAAAGATGCTTCTCATTTGGATTATTGTTTAGGCTCAAGCTACTAATCTTGAAGTTCATTAGCCATCAATTGATATATAGTCTCCATCATAACTATATGTTATTGTGAATTGCCAgg
Proteins encoded in this window:
- the LOC11419113 gene encoding probable serine/threonine-protein kinase PBL7, yielding MCVNLYSMVTNNWRPNQGAEPNMDTSDWRGQLQPESRQRIVNKIMDTLKRHLPVSGQEGLHELRKIAQKFEDKIYTAATSQSDYLRKISLKMLTMETKSQGTIANNIPPNQVGPSNQPPYPDDASKYDSKHDQLSLDVKKFESNNSSCKVKQSNICYDKVKVNLNLNVSEKREDDSKNDQLSLDVKNFYLKDGVSTDEKVAKIFTFDELAAATKSFRVDCFVGEGGFGKVYKGYIKKINQFVAIKQLDPNGLQGTREFAVEVLTLSLAEHPNLVKLLGFCAEGEQRLLVYEYMPLGSLENHLHDLPPGKKPLDWNTRMRIAAGVAKGLEYLHDEMKPPVIYRDLKCSNILLGDDYHPKLSDFGLAKVGPIGDMTHVSTRVMGTYGYCAPDYAMTGQLTSKSDIYSLGVALLELITGRKAFDPSKPAKEQNLVAWAYPLFKEQRKFSKMVDPLLEGQYPARGLYQALAVAAMCVEEQSSMRPVIADVVAALDFIASHKYDPQVHPIQSSR